The Metabacillus sediminilitoris genome window below encodes:
- a CDS encoding NYN domain-containing protein, whose amino-acid sequence MDILLVDGYNIIGAWPDLQKLKKDNLSEARDQLIEKMAEYQAYTGYRVIIVFDAHLVKGIEKKQKNYRVEVIFTRENETADERIEKLAISLNNIKTQVHVATSDFTEQWAIFGQGALRKSARELLNEMNSIENRIKIKVKKFEEKRPSSKILFPDDVKEKLEKWRRGDL is encoded by the coding sequence ATGGATATCCTATTAGTGGATGGATATAACATTATCGGAGCATGGCCGGATCTGCAAAAGCTAAAGAAGGACAATCTATCTGAAGCTAGGGATCAATTAATTGAGAAGATGGCGGAATATCAAGCATACACAGGCTATCGTGTCATTATTGTTTTCGATGCCCATCTTGTAAAAGGAATTGAAAAAAAGCAAAAAAACTATCGAGTAGAAGTTATTTTTACCCGAGAAAATGAAACAGCGGATGAACGAATCGAAAAACTGGCAATCTCATTAAATAACATAAAGACTCAAGTACATGTTGCCACTTCTGATTTTACAGAACAATGGGCCATTTTTGGTCAAGGTGCTCTTCGTAAATCAGCAAGGGAATTATTAAATGAAATGAATTCAATTGAGAACAGGATAAAAATAAAAGTAAAAAAATTTGAAGAAAAGCGCCCATCTTCAAAAATTTTATTTCCTGATGATGTAAAGGAAAAGCTGGAAAAATGGCGCAGAGGTGACCTATAG
- the sigH gene encoding RNA polymerase sporulation sigma factor SigH: MCAVGGIGLNSPFNRGKVNKEQLSLMEDEQVVELVHNGESEALDYLITKYRNFVRAKARSYFLIGADREDIIQEGMIGLYKSIRDFKEDKLTSFKAFAELCITRQIITAIKTATRQKHIPLNSYVSLDKPIYDEESDRTLMDVITGTKAMDPEELIINQEEFDDIEVKMGELLSDLERKVLVLYLDGRSYHEISEELNRHVKSIDNALQRVKRKLERYLELREISL; the protein is encoded by the coding sequence ATGTGTGCGGTCGGGGGGATCGGCTTGAATTCACCATTCAACAGGGGTAAGGTCAACAAGGAACAATTGTCATTAATGGAAGATGAACAAGTGGTTGAACTCGTGCATAATGGAGAAAGTGAAGCACTTGACTACTTAATTACGAAGTATCGCAATTTCGTTCGTGCAAAGGCTAGATCTTATTTCTTAATAGGTGCCGATCGAGAGGATATTATTCAAGAAGGAATGATTGGTTTGTACAAGTCTATCCGCGACTTTAAAGAGGACAAACTTACTTCCTTTAAAGCATTTGCAGAATTATGTATTACAAGGCAGATCATTACTGCAATAAAGACAGCAACACGTCAGAAGCATATTCCACTTAATTCCTATGTATCATTGGACAAGCCAATATATGACGAAGAATCAGATCGGACGCTTATGGATGTTATAACAGGTACAAAAGCTATGGACCCTGAGGAACTCATTATTAACCAAGAGGAATTTGATGATATTGAAGTTAAAATGGGAGAATTATTGAGTGATTTAGAGCGCAAGGTATTAGTTTTATACTTAGATGGCCGATCTTATCACGAGATCTCGGAAGAACTAAATCGGCACGTTAAATCAATTGATAATGCCCTTCAACGTGTGAAAAGAAAGCTTGAGCGATATTTAGAGTTAAGGGAAATAAGTTTGTAA
- the rpmG gene encoding 50S ribosomal protein L33, whose protein sequence is MRKKVTMACTTCGSRNYSTMKNSSSTTERLEINKFCKVCNSHTNHRETK, encoded by the coding sequence TTGCGAAAAAAAGTTACAATGGCATGTACAACTTGTGGAAGCAGGAATTATTCAACGATGAAAAATTCTTCAAGTACAACTGAACGGTTAGAAATAAATAAATTTTGTAAAGTTTGTAACTCGCATACGAACCACCGTGAAACAAAGTAG
- the secE gene encoding preprotein translocase subunit SecE, with translation MQRIINFFRDVSREMKKVSWPKGKELRKYTITVLTTVIFASVFFAVIDLGISSVIRLFIE, from the coding sequence ATGCAACGTATAATTAATTTTTTCCGAGATGTGTCTCGTGAAATGAAGAAGGTAAGTTGGCCGAAAGGTAAAGAGCTTAGAAAGTATACAATTACAGTATTAACAACTGTCATTTTTGCTTCTGTTTTCTTTGCGGTCATTGACTTAGGTATTTCTTCTGTAATTCGTTTGTTTATTGAATAA
- the nusG gene encoding transcription termination/antitermination protein NusG: MEKNWYVVHTYSGYENKVKANLEKRVESMGMEDKIFRVVVPEEEETDYKDGKKKVVKKKVFPGYVLVEIVMTDDSWYVVRNTPGVTGFVGSAGHGSKPTPLLPDEVSFILKRMGMDERRVEIDYELNETVKVTEGPFANFTGSIEEIDQDKNKLKVLVNMFGRETPVELDFSQVTKL, encoded by the coding sequence ATGGAAAAGAATTGGTATGTTGTACACACGTATTCAGGTTATGAAAATAAGGTTAAAGCAAATCTCGAGAAACGTGTAGAATCAATGGGTATGGAAGATAAGATCTTCCGTGTGGTTGTGCCTGAAGAAGAAGAAACAGATTATAAAGATGGCAAAAAGAAAGTTGTGAAAAAGAAAGTTTTTCCTGGATACGTATTAGTTGAGATTGTGATGACTGACGATTCTTGGTATGTTGTCCGTAATACACCTGGGGTAACTGGATTTGTAGGATCTGCTGGACATGGCTCAAAACCGACACCTCTACTGCCTGATGAGGTTAGTTTTATTTTGAAACGCATGGGAATGGATGAACGCCGAGTTGAAATTGATTATGAATTAAATGAAACAGTTAAAGTTACAGAAGGACCCTTTGCTAACTTTACAGGTTCAATTGAAGAAATTGATCAAGATAAAAACAAGCTTAAGGTTCTTGTAAATATGTTCGGTCGTGAAACACCTGTAGAATTAGACTTTTCACAGGTAACGAAATTATAA
- the rplK gene encoding 50S ribosomal protein L11, whose protein sequence is MAKKVIKIVKLQIPAAKANPAPPVGPALGQAGVNIMGFCKEFNARTADQAGLIIPVEITVFEDRSFTFITKTPPAAVLLKKAAGIESGSGEPNRNKVATVKRDKVREIAETKMPDLNAASVESAMRMVEGTARSMGIVIED, encoded by the coding sequence GTGGCTAAAAAAGTAATTAAAATTGTAAAATTGCAAATTCCTGCAGCGAAAGCTAATCCAGCACCACCAGTTGGTCCTGCATTAGGTCAAGCTGGTGTTAATATCATGGGATTCTGTAAAGAGTTTAACGCTCGTACAGCTGATCAAGCTGGTTTAATCATTCCGGTTGAAATCACAGTATTCGAGGACCGTTCATTTACATTTATTACGAAAACTCCTCCTGCTGCTGTATTACTTAAAAAAGCAGCTGGTATTGAGTCTGGTTCTGGTGAACCAAACCGTAATAAAGTAGCGACTGTTAAACGTGACAAAGTACGTGAAATCGCTGAAACAAAAATGCCTGATTTAAACGCAGCTAGCGTTGAATCAGCAATGCGTATGGTTGAAGGTACTGCACGTAGCATGGGTATCGTTATCGAAGACTAA
- the rplA gene encoding 50S ribosomal protein L1, which yields MAKKGKKLAEATKLVDRTKFYTVQEAVELVKKTSIVKFDATVEVAFRLGVDPKKADQQIRGAVVLPNGTGKTQRVLVFAKGEKAKEAEAAGADYVGDTDYINKIQQGWFDFDVIVATPDMMGEVGKLGRVLGPKGLMPNPKTGTVTFDVTKAVNEIKAGKVEYRLDKAGIIHVPIGKVSFEDSKLVENFTTVYETLIKAKPAAAKGTYMKSVNATSTMGPGVKVDSSSFAVK from the coding sequence ATGGCTAAAAAAGGTAAAAAATTAGCAGAAGCTACAAAGCTTGTAGATCGTACTAAATTTTATACAGTTCAAGAAGCTGTAGAACTAGTGAAGAAAACTAGCATCGTTAAATTTGATGCGACTGTAGAAGTTGCTTTCCGTTTAGGAGTTGACCCTAAGAAAGCTGATCAACAAATTCGTGGTGCAGTAGTACTACCTAATGGTACTGGTAAAACTCAACGCGTATTAGTATTTGCTAAAGGTGAAAAAGCGAAAGAAGCTGAAGCAGCAGGTGCTGATTATGTTGGCGATACTGATTACATCAACAAAATCCAACAAGGTTGGTTTGACTTTGACGTAATCGTTGCTACACCTGATATGATGGGTGAAGTTGGTAAATTAGGACGTGTATTAGGACCTAAAGGATTAATGCCAAACCCTAAAACAGGTACAGTTACATTTGATGTAACAAAAGCTGTTAATGAAATTAAAGCAGGTAAAGTTGAGTACCGTTTAGATAAAGCTGGTATTATCCACGTTCCTATCGGTAAAGTGTCATTTGAAGACAGCAAACTAGTTGAGAACTTCACAACTGTTTATGAAACTTTAATAAAAGCGAAACCAGCTGCAGCAAAAGGAACTTACATGAAGAGCGTAAATGCAACTTCAACTATGGGTCCTGGCGTGAAAGTTGATTCTTCAAGCTTCGCTGTAAAATAA